The proteins below come from a single Crossiella sp. CA-258035 genomic window:
- a CDS encoding cysteine desulfurase family protein gives MSVYLDHAATTPMLPGAVAAMSEALSGLGNASSLHSAGRQARRLIEEAREDIAAAFGARPTELLFTGGGTESDNLAVKGIYWARRQADPRRRRVLVSSVEHHAVLDAAEWLAAHEDAELTWLEADHSGRIQPETLAAAIETDPDSVALVSVMLANNEVGTVNPVRALAEVAHRHGIPLHTDAVQAAGVLPVDFAALGADALTLTGHKFGGPYGIGLLLLSRDTACVPLLHGGGQEREVRSGTLDVPSALGLAAAARQAAAERERRAAELTALRAELAAAVLAAVPDAVLNGDDFESTVDGMPGRLPGNAHFTFPGCEGDSLLMLLDAKGIECSTGSACTAGVAQPSHVLLAMGADPSSARGSLRFSLGHTSTAADVAALGAAIGPVVARARSAGLAGLRRSVRPPAGV, from the coding sequence ATGAGCGTTTATCTCGACCACGCGGCGACCACCCCGATGCTTCCGGGGGCGGTCGCCGCGATGAGTGAGGCGTTGTCCGGACTGGGCAACGCCTCCTCGCTGCACTCCGCCGGTCGTCAGGCGCGCAGGCTCATCGAGGAGGCCCGCGAGGACATCGCCGCGGCCTTCGGCGCCCGGCCGACCGAGCTGCTGTTCACCGGCGGCGGCACGGAGAGCGACAACCTCGCGGTCAAGGGCATCTACTGGGCCCGCCGGCAGGCCGATCCGCGCCGCCGCCGGGTGCTGGTCTCCTCGGTGGAGCACCACGCGGTGCTGGACGCGGCGGAGTGGCTGGCCGCGCACGAGGACGCCGAGCTGACCTGGTTGGAGGCCGACCACAGCGGGCGGATCCAGCCGGAGACCCTGGCCGCCGCGATCGAGACCGACCCGGACAGCGTGGCCCTGGTCAGCGTGATGCTGGCCAACAACGAGGTCGGCACGGTCAACCCGGTCCGCGCGCTGGCCGAGGTGGCGCACCGGCACGGCATCCCGCTGCACACCGACGCGGTGCAGGCCGCGGGCGTGCTGCCGGTGGACTTCGCCGCGCTCGGCGCGGACGCGCTCACCCTCACCGGGCACAAGTTCGGCGGCCCCTACGGCATCGGCCTGCTGCTGCTGAGCCGGGACACCGCCTGCGTGCCGCTGCTGCACGGCGGCGGGCAGGAGCGCGAGGTCCGCTCCGGCACCCTGGACGTGCCCTCGGCGCTCGGCCTGGCCGCCGCCGCCCGGCAGGCCGCGGCCGAGCGGGAGCGCCGCGCGGCCGAGCTGACCGCGCTGCGCGCCGAGCTGGCCGCCGCGGTGCTGGCCGCGGTGCCCGACGCGGTGCTCAACGGCGACGACTTCGAGTCCACTGTGGACGGTATGCCGGGGCGGCTGCCCGGCAACGCGCACTTCACCTTCCCCGGCTGCGAGGGCGACAGCCTGCTGATGCTGCTGGACGCCAAGGGCATCGAGTGCTCCACCGGCTCGGCCTGCACCGCGGGCGTCGCCCAGCCCAGCCACGTGCTGCTGGCCATGGGCGCTGACCCGTCCTCGGCCCGCGGCTCGCTGCGCTTCTCCCTCGGCCACACCTCCACCGCCGCCGACGTGGCCGCACTGGGCGCGGCCATCGGCCCGGTGGTGGCGCGGGCCCGCAGCGCCGGACTGGCGGGCCTGCGGCGATCGGTCCGACCCCCGGCAGGAGTCTGA
- a CDS encoding MFS transporter, producing the protein MTSSTTGTRPPSALWAPDRRATTTGLLLLITLAAFEAMGLGTALPTIIAELDGASLYSWPFTAFLAASIIGNVFAGRVSDRVGPVPGIIAGPTLFFIGLIVAGTADTMTQLLIGRAFQGLGAGSQIVALYVMVAIVYPERDRPAVFGALSAAWVVPALVGPTVAGVLVQYASWRWVFLGLAPLVLIGALLLGPTIRSLRAREREEVASTPRKWLPLAAFAAGVGLPALTWASQHPQWSSLVIGAVGLVLLAPALRQLLPKGTLLARRGLPVTVLLRGMLSGSFFAVEAYLPLTLTSVHHYSPATAGIPLTVGALGWSVASMWQGRYPDLPRHVLIRRGFTLVAIALAGLVFIAPAWGPSWLSIPLWILAGSGMGLAMASTSVKVLSMSEPGDRGFNSGALQISDLLLQAVCVGIGGVLLNLLGSTTDPTTAVIVLNLLMAAVATMGAFLAGRSTLDGR; encoded by the coding sequence GTGACCTCGTCGACGACCGGTACCCGGCCCCCCTCCGCGCTCTGGGCGCCCGACCGCCGGGCCACCACCACCGGACTGCTGCTGCTCATCACGCTGGCCGCCTTCGAGGCGATGGGCCTGGGCACCGCGCTGCCCACGATCATCGCCGAGCTGGACGGCGCCTCGCTGTACTCCTGGCCGTTCACCGCGTTCCTGGCGGCCAGCATCATCGGCAACGTCTTCGCCGGGCGGGTCTCCGACCGGGTCGGCCCGGTGCCGGGGATCATCGCCGGGCCGACGCTGTTCTTCATCGGCCTGATCGTGGCCGGCACCGCGGACACGATGACCCAGCTGCTCATCGGCCGGGCCTTCCAGGGCCTGGGCGCGGGTTCGCAGATCGTCGCGCTCTACGTCATGGTCGCCATCGTCTACCCGGAGCGGGACCGGCCCGCGGTCTTCGGCGCGCTGTCCGCGGCCTGGGTGGTGCCCGCGCTGGTCGGGCCGACCGTGGCCGGGGTGCTGGTGCAGTACGCGAGCTGGCGCTGGGTCTTCCTCGGCCTGGCCCCGCTGGTGCTGATCGGCGCGCTGCTGCTGGGCCCGACCATCCGCTCGCTGCGGGCTCGGGAACGCGAGGAGGTCGCCAGCACCCCGCGCAAGTGGCTGCCGCTGGCCGCCTTCGCCGCCGGGGTCGGGCTGCCCGCGCTGACCTGGGCCAGCCAGCACCCGCAGTGGTCCTCGCTGGTCATCGGCGCGGTCGGGCTGGTGCTGCTGGCTCCCGCGCTGCGCCAGCTGTTGCCCAAGGGCACGCTGCTGGCCCGCCGCGGCCTGCCGGTGACGGTGCTGCTGCGCGGCATGCTCTCCGGCTCCTTCTTCGCGGTGGAGGCATACCTGCCGCTGACCCTGACCTCGGTGCACCACTACTCGCCCGCCACCGCGGGCATCCCGCTGACCGTGGGCGCGCTGGGCTGGTCGGTGGCCTCGATGTGGCAGGGCCGCTACCCGGACCTGCCCCGGCACGTGCTCATCCGGCGCGGCTTCACCCTGGTCGCGATCGCGCTGGCCGGGCTGGTGTTCATCGCGCCGGCCTGGGGGCCGTCCTGGCTGTCCATCCCGCTGTGGATCCTGGCCGGGTCCGGCATGGGCCTGGCCATGGCCAGCACCTCGGTGAAGGTGCTCAGCATGTCCGAGCCGGGCGACCGGGGGTTCAACTCGGGCGCGCTGCAGATCTCCGACCTGCTGCTCCAGGCGGTCTGCGTGGGCATCGGCGGCGTGCTGCTCAACCTGCTGGGCTCCACCACCGACCCGACCACCGCTGTGATCGTGCTCAACCTGCTGATGGCGGCGGTCGCCACGATGGGGGCTTTCCTCGCGGGCCGGTCTACCCTTGACGGGCGATGA
- a CDS encoding lysophospholipid acyltransferase family protein, with protein MTAGPAEALHSWMPHSPCGAWCLPTGDALPKVSPARRALRLATLVAVVLTGPLCALTLSVLGPRGRAAVIRGWFRMVLGALGVRLRVYRPGALSLAPEERERPRDRGVLVVGNHSSWLDIVALNALQPVRMLAKAQVRHWPLIGALAARAGTFFVDRPRLSTLPATVAEVAGALRGGAAVGVFPEGTTWCGQATGRWKRAAFQAAIDAGVPARPVALRFVVDEQCTTAAGFLGEETLLTALLRTAALRGLVIEASVLPLVSPEGHDRRSMAAAAEAAVTEALGQPEAEHAVPEVAAAA; from the coding sequence ATGACCGCTGGTCCAGCAGAGGCACTGCACTCCTGGATGCCGCACTCCCCGTGCGGGGCATGGTGTCTGCCCACCGGAGACGCACTGCCGAAGGTTTCCCCGGCCCGGCGCGCGCTGCGCCTGGCGACCCTGGTCGCGGTGGTCCTGACCGGACCGCTGTGCGCCCTGACCCTGTCCGTGCTCGGCCCCCGCGGCCGGGCGGCGGTGATCCGTGGCTGGTTCCGCATGGTGCTGGGCGCGCTCGGCGTCCGGCTGCGGGTGTACCGGCCCGGCGCGCTCAGCCTCGCGCCGGAGGAGCGTGAGCGGCCCCGCGACCGCGGCGTGCTCGTGGTCGGCAACCACAGCTCCTGGCTGGACATCGTGGCGCTGAACGCGTTGCAGCCGGTGCGCATGCTGGCCAAGGCCCAGGTGCGGCACTGGCCGCTGATCGGCGCGCTGGCCGCCCGCGCCGGCACCTTCTTCGTGGACCGGCCCAGGCTGTCCACCCTGCCGGCCACCGTGGCCGAGGTGGCAGGCGCGCTGCGCGGCGGCGCGGCGGTTGGCGTGTTCCCCGAGGGCACCACCTGGTGCGGCCAGGCCACCGGGCGCTGGAAACGCGCGGCGTTCCAGGCCGCGATCGACGCGGGCGTGCCCGCCCGGCCGGTCGCGCTCCGGTTCGTGGTCGACGAGCAGTGCACCACGGCGGCGGGCTTCCTCGGCGAGGAGACCCTGCTGACCGCGCTGCTGCGCACCGCGGCGTTGCGCGGGCTGGTGATCGAGGCCTCGGTGCTGCCGCTGGTCTCGCCGGAGGGCCATGACCGGCGCTCGATGGCCGCGGCGGCCGAGGCCGCGGTGACGGAGGCGCTCGGGCAGCCCGAGGCCGAGCACGCCGTGCCGGAGGTGGCCGCGGCGGCGTGA
- a CDS encoding GNAT family N-acyltransferase, translating into MTQSRLLVSTATEGADLSDDTPRYSLLVARDSEEVRAAQRLRYRVFAGEMGANIAARTPGVDEDYFDEFCDHLVVRDDRSQEIVGTYRMLPPERAAEAGRLYSDSEFDLSALDPLRPGLVEAGRSCVHPDHRTGSVVGLVWAGIARYMLLSGHSWLGGCASVPLTDGGSYAASVWDIVRTRHYAPEEYRVTPREPWDPDGVARIPQATLPALLKGYLRIGAWVCGRPAHDPEFGVADMYVLLSMQRVDQRYLSFLLGPEFAQLRDKGGLPPQPRAGGTTPSGSAQPPVRRGSP; encoded by the coding sequence ATGACGCAGTCCAGACTGCTGGTCAGCACCGCTACCGAGGGCGCGGACCTGTCCGACGACACTCCGCGCTACTCGCTCCTGGTCGCCAGGGACAGCGAGGAAGTGCGCGCCGCGCAGCGCCTGCGCTACCGCGTCTTCGCCGGTGAGATGGGCGCGAACATCGCCGCCCGCACCCCCGGCGTGGACGAGGACTACTTCGACGAGTTCTGCGACCACCTGGTGGTCAGGGACGACCGCTCCCAGGAGATCGTCGGCACCTACCGGATGCTGCCGCCGGAGCGGGCCGCCGAGGCAGGCCGGCTCTACTCCGACAGCGAGTTCGACCTCAGCGCGCTCGACCCGCTGCGGCCGGGGCTGGTGGAGGCCGGACGCTCCTGCGTGCACCCGGACCACCGCACCGGCTCCGTGGTCGGGCTGGTGTGGGCCGGCATCGCCCGGTACATGCTGCTCTCCGGGCACTCCTGGCTGGGCGGCTGCGCCTCGGTGCCGCTGACCGACGGCGGCTCCTACGCGGCCAGCGTCTGGGACATCGTGCGCACCCGGCACTACGCGCCGGAGGAGTACCGGGTCACCCCGCGCGAGCCGTGGGACCCCGACGGCGTGGCGCGCATCCCGCAGGCCACCCTGCCCGCGCTGCTCAAGGGCTACCTGCGGATCGGGGCCTGGGTGTGCGGGCGGCCGGCGCACGACCCGGAGTTCGGCGTGGCCGACATGTACGTGCTGCTGTCCATGCAGCGGGTGGACCAGCGGTACCTGAGCTTCCTGCTCGGCCCGGAGTTCGCCCAGTTGCGGGACAAGGGTGGGCTGCCGCCGCAGCCGCGCGCCGGCGGGACCACGCCTTCGGGTAGTGCTCAGCCGCCAGTCAGGCGAGGTTCCCCGTAG
- a CDS encoding electron transfer flavoprotein subunit alpha/FixB family protein, giving the protein MSEVLVLVDHVDGEIKKSTFELLSAARSIGEPSAVVVGAPGTAAKLKESLAGYGAAKVYVAESEEAASVLVSPKVAVLAELLGRVSPAAVLVSATIDGKEIAGRLAIRVGSGVLTDAVDVAADGTATQSVFGGSYTVKSQVTSGVPIISVRPGAIEASPADGAAAEETVEVPAAGDRVARVTGREPVVGGDRPELSEATVVVSGGRGVGSAENFSVVEQLADSLGAAVGASRAAVDSGYYPHQFQVGQTGKTVAPQLYIALGISGAIQHRAGMQTSKTIVAVNKDAEAPIFEIADFGIVGDLFKVAPQLTDEIGKRKG; this is encoded by the coding sequence ATGTCCGAGGTACTGGTCCTCGTCGACCACGTGGACGGCGAGATCAAGAAGTCGACCTTCGAGCTGCTCTCGGCGGCGCGCTCCATCGGTGAGCCCAGCGCGGTCGTGGTCGGCGCGCCCGGCACGGCGGCCAAGCTGAAGGAGTCGCTGGCCGGCTACGGCGCGGCCAAGGTGTACGTGGCCGAGTCCGAGGAGGCCGCCAGCGTGCTGGTCTCCCCGAAGGTCGCGGTGCTGGCCGAGCTCCTCGGCCGGGTCAGCCCGGCCGCGGTGCTGGTCTCGGCCACCATCGACGGCAAGGAGATCGCCGGTCGGCTGGCCATCAGGGTCGGCTCCGGCGTGCTCACCGACGCGGTGGACGTGGCCGCCGACGGCACCGCCACCCAGTCCGTCTTCGGTGGCTCCTACACGGTGAAGTCCCAGGTCACCTCGGGGGTGCCGATCATCTCGGTGCGTCCGGGCGCGATCGAGGCCAGCCCGGCCGACGGCGCCGCCGCGGAGGAGACCGTCGAGGTCCCCGCCGCCGGTGACCGGGTCGCCCGCGTGACCGGCCGGGAGCCGGTGGTCGGCGGCGACCGCCCCGAACTGTCCGAGGCCACCGTGGTCGTCTCCGGCGGCCGTGGCGTGGGCAGCGCGGAGAACTTCAGCGTGGTCGAGCAGCTCGCGGACAGCCTGGGCGCCGCGGTCGGCGCCTCCCGCGCCGCGGTGGACTCCGGCTACTACCCGCACCAGTTCCAGGTCGGCCAGACCGGCAAGACGGTCGCCCCGCAGCTCTACATCGCGCTGGGCATCTCCGGCGCGATCCAGCACCGCGCGGGCATGCAGACCTCGAAGACGATCGTGGCGGTGAACAAGGACGCCGAGGCGCCGATCTTCGAGATCGCCGACTTCGGCATCGTCGGGGACCTGTTCAAGGTCGCCCCGCAGCTCACCGACGAGATCGGCAAGCGCAAGGGCTGA
- a CDS encoding electron transfer flavoprotein subunit beta/FixA family protein, whose protein sequence is MNIVVLVKQVPDTYSERKLTDADHTLDRDSADAVLDEINERAVEEALRIQEAHGGEVTVVAMGPERTTEAIRKALSMGADKAVHLSDPALHGSCQVATAKALAKLVGSIEGVDLVIAGNESSDGRGGAVPAMVGEVLGLPVITQASKVELTDTTVKVERVTDEGLAFVEANLPALVSVTEKINEPRYPSFKGIMAAKKKPVETKSIADAGIDAGEVGLANASTKVVEAAPKPPRSGGQKVEDDGTGGTKIVEYLSAQKLV, encoded by the coding sequence ATGAACATCGTCGTCCTGGTCAAGCAGGTGCCTGACACCTATTCCGAGCGCAAGCTCACCGATGCCGACCACACGTTGGACCGTGACTCGGCCGACGCCGTGCTCGATGAGATCAACGAGCGCGCGGTCGAAGAAGCCCTCCGCATCCAGGAGGCGCACGGCGGCGAGGTGACCGTGGTCGCCATGGGCCCCGAGCGCACCACCGAGGCCATCCGCAAGGCCCTGTCCATGGGCGCGGACAAGGCCGTTCACCTCAGCGACCCCGCGCTGCACGGCTCCTGCCAGGTGGCCACCGCCAAGGCGCTGGCCAAGCTGGTCGGCTCCATCGAGGGCGTTGATCTGGTCATCGCGGGCAACGAGTCCAGCGACGGCCGCGGTGGCGCGGTGCCCGCCATGGTGGGCGAGGTGCTCGGCCTGCCGGTGATCACCCAGGCCAGCAAGGTCGAGCTGACCGACACCACGGTCAAGGTCGAGCGGGTCACCGACGAGGGCCTGGCCTTCGTCGAGGCGAACCTGCCCGCGCTGGTCAGCGTGACCGAGAAGATCAACGAGCCGCGGTACCCGTCCTTCAAGGGCATCATGGCCGCCAAGAAGAAGCCGGTGGAGACCAAGTCCATCGCCGACGCCGGTATCGACGCGGGCGAGGTCGGCCTGGCCAACGCCAGCACCAAGGTCGTCGAGGCCGCGCCGAAGCCCCCGCGCTCCGGCGGCCAGAAGGTCGAGGACGACGGCACCGGCGGCACCAAGATCGTCGAGTACCTGTCCGCGCAGAAGCTCGTCTGA
- a CDS encoding DegV family protein has translation MTDSTACLPSGLAERMGISVVQLQLQVGDKASDEAYLPPDEVAQAMRDQIPVTTSPPPSAAFFWTYQEAAAKGAQAVVSVHLSGELSQTLNAAREAAAQARIPVYIIDSQSCGMSLGYGALAAAEAAGNGANVAQVQGIAQFRCHHASEFIYVDTLDWLRKGGRIGAASALIGTALGIKPVLTLHRGQIVPFTKVRGTDRALEKLVEAAVERAGDRPVDVAVEHFGSPERARKLLEELQSRISYGREFLLTQVSSIIGAHVGPGALGVTISPLR, from the coding sequence GTGACCGACTCGACGGCCTGCCTGCCGAGCGGGCTCGCCGAGCGCATGGGCATCTCCGTGGTCCAGTTGCAGCTCCAGGTGGGTGACAAGGCCAGCGACGAGGCCTACCTGCCGCCGGACGAGGTGGCCCAGGCGATGCGCGACCAGATCCCGGTGACCACCTCGCCGCCACCCTCGGCGGCCTTCTTCTGGACCTACCAGGAGGCCGCGGCCAAGGGCGCGCAGGCGGTGGTGTCGGTGCACCTCTCCGGTGAGCTGTCCCAGACCCTGAACGCGGCCAGGGAAGCCGCCGCGCAGGCCCGCATCCCGGTGTACATCATCGACTCGCAGTCCTGCGGGATGAGCCTGGGCTACGGCGCGCTGGCCGCGGCCGAGGCGGCGGGCAACGGCGCGAACGTGGCCCAGGTGCAGGGCATCGCCCAGTTCCGCTGCCACCACGCCAGCGAGTTCATCTACGTGGACACCCTGGACTGGCTGCGCAAGGGCGGCCGGATCGGCGCGGCCTCGGCGCTGATCGGCACCGCGCTGGGCATCAAGCCGGTGCTGACCCTGCACCGCGGCCAGATCGTGCCCTTCACCAAGGTCCGCGGCACCGACCGGGCGCTGGAGAAGCTGGTGGAGGCCGCGGTGGAGCGGGCTGGCGACCGGCCGGTGGACGTGGCGGTGGAGCACTTCGGCTCGCCGGAGCGGGCGCGCAAGCTGCTCGAAGAGCTCCAGTCCCGGATCAGCTACGGCCGGGAGTTCCTGTTGACGCAGGTCAGCTCGATAATAGGAGCACACGTGGGGCCGGGGGCCCTGGGCGTGACCATCTCCCCGCTGCGCTGA
- a CDS encoding alpha/beta hydrolase — MPIAEPSSPLWALVRLRVPWPDTDEDQVDELARRWTSSAGSLGQTIEKVERTGAEVTGVWPDAAGLAMAGKLRDSAEFRRIEAEMTKVADDAGRFAAEVRGTKQAIAQYIEESTPGFLKTFLLTAPALGVSAPLIYAGQVADQVEQLVADAAERINGGFSAGTVPEPLGGLKPPPPGGSPEDNAAWWNALSKPDQQAIIREHPEWIGNLDGIPFAARDEANRLRLDIERDRLLAERAELIRQYENGDRPFLYWDREQAFTEHQKRLAAIDAKLASVEAVRDVATREGRSVLLLNTQGERVEAAIGNGDVDNAKHVAVFTPGLTSTVDGSLRGYDEDLNALRDRSLAVLARNGREGETVATVTWIGYQAPQLTGDSLLNPSQTVGLDQAARAGADKLAPFLRGIDAARPVDPELTALGHSYGSTTTGLALLQGTGVDRAAVWGSPGVGTLDPGQLGLSPDRVLVQETRNDPVADAGAFGGDPSRLPAIHGEPGTAPSPYPGEAPRLPGSGHSGYSVRGGTSEHNIAALIVGEQDDIIRERDHEPDYPIWN, encoded by the coding sequence ATGCCGATCGCCGAGCCGTCCAGCCCGCTGTGGGCGCTGGTCCGCCTGCGGGTGCCGTGGCCGGACACCGACGAGGACCAGGTGGACGAGCTGGCCAGGCGCTGGACGAGCAGCGCGGGCAGCCTCGGCCAGACCATCGAGAAGGTCGAGCGCACCGGCGCCGAGGTGACCGGGGTGTGGCCGGACGCCGCCGGTCTGGCGATGGCCGGCAAGCTGCGCGACTCCGCCGAGTTCCGCCGGATCGAGGCCGAGATGACCAAGGTCGCCGACGACGCGGGCCGGTTCGCCGCCGAGGTGCGCGGCACGAAGCAGGCGATCGCGCAGTACATCGAGGAGAGCACGCCCGGCTTCCTCAAGACCTTCCTGCTGACCGCTCCCGCGCTGGGCGTCTCGGCCCCGCTGATCTACGCCGGGCAGGTCGCCGACCAGGTGGAACAGCTGGTTGCCGACGCGGCCGAGCGGATCAACGGCGGGTTCAGCGCGGGCACGGTGCCCGAGCCGCTCGGCGGGCTCAAACCGCCCCCGCCAGGCGGCTCGCCGGAGGACAACGCGGCCTGGTGGAACGCGCTGAGCAAGCCGGACCAGCAGGCGATCATCCGGGAGCACCCGGAGTGGATCGGCAACCTGGACGGCATCCCGTTCGCGGCCAGGGACGAGGCCAACCGGCTGCGGCTGGACATCGAGCGGGACCGGCTGCTGGCCGAGCGGGCCGAGCTCATCCGGCAGTACGAGAACGGCGACCGGCCGTTCCTGTACTGGGACCGGGAGCAGGCCTTCACCGAGCACCAGAAGCGCCTGGCCGCCATCGACGCCAAGCTGGCCTCGGTCGAGGCGGTGCGGGACGTGGCCACGAGGGAGGGGCGCAGCGTGCTGCTGTTGAACACCCAGGGCGAGCGGGTGGAGGCGGCCATCGGCAACGGCGATGTGGACAACGCCAAGCACGTCGCGGTGTTCACCCCCGGCCTGACCAGCACGGTGGACGGCTCGCTGCGCGGCTACGACGAGGACCTGAACGCGCTGCGGGACCGGAGCCTGGCGGTGCTGGCGCGCAACGGCCGCGAGGGCGAGACGGTGGCCACGGTGACCTGGATCGGCTACCAGGCGCCGCAGCTGACCGGAGACAGCCTGCTGAACCCCAGTCAGACCGTCGGGCTGGACCAGGCGGCCAGGGCGGGCGCGGACAAGCTGGCCCCGTTCCTGCGCGGCATCGACGCGGCCCGCCCGGTGGACCCGGAGCTGACCGCGCTCGGCCACTCCTACGGCTCGACCACCACCGGCCTGGCCCTGTTGCAGGGCACCGGCGTGGACCGGGCCGCGGTCTGGGGCTCTCCCGGCGTCGGCACGCTGGACCCCGGGCAGCTGGGTCTGTCCCCGGACCGGGTGCTGGTGCAGGAGACCCGGAACGACCCGGTCGCGGACGCCGGCGCCTTCGGCGGCGACCCGTCCCGGCTGCCCGCCATCCACGGCGAGCCCGGCACCGCCCCCTCGCCCTACCCGGGTGAGGCCCCGCGCCTGCCCGGCTCCGGCCACTCCGGCTACAGCGTGCGCGGCGGCACCTCCGAGCACAACATCGCCGCGCTGATCGTGGGCGAGCAGGACGACATCATCCGCGAGCGCGACCACGAGCCCGACTACCCGATCTGGAACTGA
- a CDS encoding class I SAM-dependent methyltransferase: MTAESLPLTGERTVPGIAEENYWFRRHEAAYAALLPHCAGATVLEAGCGEGYGADLIASVAARVVGLDYDELTVAHVARAYPRVAVLRGNLAALPLADGAVDVVANLQVIEHLWDQPGFLAECLRVLRPGGRLLLTTPNRITFSPGRDTPLNPFHTRELAGSELDELLRAAGFRVELLAGLHHGPRLRELDAAHGGSIIDAQVAVVLSGQPWPEPLLTDVAGVSVADFAIHTGDIDASLDLVAVAVRP; encoded by the coding sequence GTGACCGCCGAATCGCTGCCGCTCACCGGTGAGCGCACTGTCCCAGGCATCGCCGAGGAGAACTACTGGTTCCGTCGGCACGAGGCGGCCTACGCGGCGCTGCTGCCGCACTGCGCGGGCGCGACCGTGCTGGAGGCCGGTTGCGGGGAGGGCTACGGCGCGGACCTGATCGCCTCGGTGGCCGCGCGGGTGGTCGGGCTGGACTACGACGAGCTGACCGTGGCGCACGTGGCCAGGGCCTACCCGAGGGTGGCGGTGCTGCGCGGGAACCTGGCCGCGCTGCCGCTGGCCGACGGCGCGGTGGACGTGGTGGCCAACCTCCAGGTGATCGAGCACCTGTGGGACCAGCCGGGGTTCCTGGCCGAGTGCCTGCGGGTGCTGCGGCCGGGCGGGCGGCTGCTGCTGACCACGCCGAACCGGATCACCTTCTCCCCCGGCCGGGACACCCCGCTGAACCCGTTCCACACCCGTGAGCTCGCCGGATCGGAGCTGGACGAGCTGCTGCGCGCGGCCGGGTTCCGGGTGGAGCTGCTGGCCGGGCTGCACCACGGGCCGCGGCTGCGCGAGCTGGACGCCGCGCACGGCGGGTCGATCATCGACGCGCAGGTGGCGGTGGTGCTCTCCGGGCAGCCCTGGCCGGAACCGCTGCTCACCGACGTGGCCGGGGTGTCCGTCGCGGACTTCGCCATCCACACCGGGGACATCGACGCCAGCCTGGACCTGGTGGCCGTGGCGGTGCGGCCGTGA